One Cryobacterium roopkundense genomic region harbors:
- a CDS encoding NAD(P)-dependent oxidoreductase, with protein MTTLFIGLGKMGDPMVRRYAPTHEVLLYDVDAAVSGSLAAAVGGRALAGLDDLPAGIRTVILMLPNSRIVESVVGLLFVQLEPGALVVDMGSSEPHSTQRLAGEAAAAGIAFVDAPVSGGVAKARVGELSIMVGGAAADRERSMEHLAPLGTSITQVGPSGSGHAAKALNNLLSATNLTAAAEIFTVARTFGIDAAVMLDVVNSSTGRSQATEVKYAKHVLNGTFDSGFSLDLMLKDVAIAQALGAGLSTPITDKTVGVLAEARRVLGDAGPLHAVPLDHTEVVRYVETVNRVELRSEPALSEPALSEPEGAAHV; from the coding sequence ATGACCACACTGTTCATCGGCCTCGGCAAAATGGGCGACCCGATGGTGCGCCGGTATGCGCCCACCCACGAGGTGCTGCTGTACGACGTGGATGCCGCGGTGAGTGGCTCGCTCGCCGCAGCGGTGGGCGGTAGGGCGCTGGCCGGCCTTGACGACCTGCCCGCGGGCATCCGTACCGTGATCCTGATGCTGCCCAACAGTCGCATCGTCGAATCCGTAGTGGGCCTGCTGTTCGTGCAGCTTGAGCCCGGCGCCCTGGTGGTCGATATGGGGTCGTCGGAGCCGCACAGCACGCAGCGGCTCGCGGGGGAGGCGGCCGCGGCGGGAATCGCATTTGTTGATGCCCCGGTATCGGGCGGGGTGGCGAAAGCCCGGGTGGGGGAGCTCTCGATCATGGTCGGTGGAGCCGCCGCCGACCGCGAGCGGTCTATGGAGCACTTGGCGCCCCTCGGAACGAGCATCACGCAGGTGGGGCCGAGCGGCTCCGGTCATGCCGCGAAGGCGCTCAACAACCTGCTCTCGGCCACCAACCTCACGGCCGCGGCCGAGATCTTCACGGTGGCGCGCACCTTCGGCATCGACGCGGCGGTGATGCTCGACGTGGTGAATTCCTCCACCGGGCGCAGCCAGGCCACCGAGGTGAAATACGCCAAGCACGTGCTCAACGGCACGTTCGATTCGGGCTTCTCGCTCGACCTGATGCTCAAAGACGTGGCGATCGCTCAGGCGCTCGGCGCGGGGCTGTCGACGCCGATCACCGACAAAACCGTGGGGGTGCTCGCTGAGGCCCGTCGGGTGCTCGGTGACGCCGGCCCGCTGCACGCCGTGCCTCTGGACCACACCGAGGTCGTGCGCTACGTCGAAACCGTCAATCGGGTCGAGCTTCGATCCGAACCAGCACTGTCCGAACCAGCACTGTCCGAACCAGAAGGAGCAGCTCATGTCTGA
- a CDS encoding carboxymuconolactone decarboxylase family protein: MSENPQDYIDEMARKRGYVLDYHKVMAKQDFPVLQAANHLVSAAYLDQRTLDRRTKELIFIVSLTVMRAAKGHIQSHIRVALDLGVSATEILEAIEISLPEAGIVAFQGGFEAWREVVGADGIEPRVSVHEGGSGAGA, encoded by the coding sequence ATGTCTGAGAACCCACAGGACTACATCGACGAGATGGCCCGTAAGCGTGGTTATGTGCTCGATTATCACAAGGTGATGGCGAAGCAGGACTTCCCGGTGCTGCAGGCCGCGAACCACCTGGTGTCGGCGGCATACCTCGACCAGCGCACGCTCGATCGGCGCACCAAGGAGCTCATCTTTATTGTGAGCCTCACGGTGATGCGCGCGGCGAAAGGGCACATCCAGAGCCACATCAGGGTGGCTCTCGATCTCGGGGTGTCGGCGACCGAGATTCTGGAGGCGATCGAGATCTCGCTTCCCGAGGCCGGAATCGTGGCCTTCCAGGGCGGCTTCGAGGCGTGGCGTGAGGTGGTCGGAGCGGATGGCATCGAGCCCAGAGTGAGCGTGCACGAGGGCGGCTCGGGCGCCGGCGCGTAG
- a CDS encoding tartrate dehydrogenase: MSIRTHRIAVIPGDGIGTEVMPPAQRLLELAGNRFGFAFEWQTFDWSCEYYARTGAMMPANGLEQLAECDQILLGAVGFPGVPDHVSLWGLLIPIRRAFQQYINLRPIKLLPGIESPLRNVPAGGIDFQVVRENNEGEYSESGGRLYRGLPQEVAIQESIFTRFGVTRAMNYAITLAEHRQGRLASATKSNGIIHTMPFWDEILRELGQQHPQLEISEYHIDALAALFVLDPGRFDVVVASNLFGDILTDLGAAIIGSIGIAPSANLNPEGEFPSMFEPVHGSAPDIAGQGKANPLGQVWAASMMLDHLGHPEAGAALVDTMGHVLVETDVRTPDLGGRATTEEVSDALAVAFATVTAEAVLR, encoded by the coding sequence ATGTCCATTCGCACTCACCGCATCGCGGTTATCCCCGGCGACGGAATCGGCACCGAAGTGATGCCCCCGGCGCAACGCTTGCTCGAGCTGGCCGGAAACCGTTTCGGCTTCGCGTTCGAGTGGCAGACCTTCGACTGGAGCTGCGAATATTACGCCCGCACCGGCGCCATGATGCCAGCCAACGGACTTGAGCAGCTCGCCGAGTGCGACCAGATCCTGCTCGGTGCCGTCGGGTTTCCGGGTGTGCCCGACCACGTTTCGCTGTGGGGCTTGCTCATCCCCATTCGCCGGGCGTTCCAGCAATACATCAACCTGCGCCCGATCAAGCTGCTCCCGGGTATCGAGAGCCCCTTACGCAACGTGCCAGCAGGCGGGATCGACTTTCAGGTGGTGCGCGAGAACAACGAAGGCGAGTACTCCGAAAGCGGCGGGCGCCTGTATCGCGGGCTGCCGCAGGAGGTCGCCATCCAGGAGTCGATCTTCACGCGCTTCGGGGTGACCCGCGCCATGAACTACGCCATCACCCTCGCCGAACATCGCCAGGGGCGACTGGCCAGCGCTACCAAGTCCAACGGCATCATTCACACCATGCCCTTCTGGGACGAGATTCTGCGCGAACTCGGCCAGCAGCATCCGCAGCTCGAGATCTCGGAGTACCACATCGATGCGCTCGCGGCGCTGTTCGTGCTCGACCCGGGCCGCTTCGACGTGGTCGTGGCGTCGAACCTGTTTGGCGATATTCTCACCGACCTCGGGGCGGCCATCATCGGCAGCATCGGTATCGCGCCCTCGGCCAACCTCAACCCGGAGGGAGAGTTCCCCTCGATGTTCGAGCCCGTGCACGGGTCGGCGCCCGACATCGCCGGCCAGGGCAAGGCGAACCCGCTCGGTCAGGTCTGGGCTGCATCGATGATGCTCGACCACCTCGGCCACCCCGAGGCCGGTGCCGCGCTCGTGGACACCATGGGTCATGTGCTGGTTGAAACGGATGTGCGCACGCCCGATCTCGGCGGACGCGCCACCACCGAGGAGGTCTCCGACGCTCTCGCAGTCGCCTTCGCCACCGTGACGGCCGAGGCGGTGCTGCGATGA
- a CDS encoding mandelate racemase/muconate lactonizing enzyme family protein encodes MRIVDVREATMPISSPIRNAFIDFSKMTLSVVAVVTDVVRDGRPVVGYGFNSNGRYGQGAIIRERLLPRLLEADPASLLDPLRDNLDPERIWNTMMINEKPGGHGERSVAVGAVDMAVWDAVAKIEEKPLFQLLAERFGTGAPNREVFVYAAGGYYQPGRGLTGLTDEMQSYFDRGYTVVKAKIGGAPLAEDLQRIEAVLGMLEPHQRLAVDANGRFDQATAVEYAKALSQYDLFWYEEPVDPLDFEAQAAVAAAYDKPIATGENLFSMQDARNLIRYGGLRPEKDWLQFDCALSYGLVEYLRTLDMLDDNGWSRARCIPHGGHQMSLNIAAGLGLGGNESYPDLFQPFGGFPDGAEVVNGFVTMPDLPGIGFEGKSDLYAVMRALGEPALAM; translated from the coding sequence ATGAGAATCGTCGACGTACGCGAAGCGACAATGCCTATCAGCTCGCCGATTCGGAACGCCTTCATCGACTTCAGCAAAATGACCCTGAGCGTGGTCGCCGTCGTCACCGACGTGGTGCGCGACGGTCGCCCGGTGGTGGGCTACGGCTTCAACTCCAACGGCCGGTACGGCCAGGGCGCCATCATTCGCGAGCGTCTCCTGCCGCGCCTGCTCGAGGCGGATCCCGCGTCGCTGCTCGATCCCCTGCGCGACAACCTCGATCCGGAGCGTATCTGGAACACCATGATGATCAACGAAAAGCCCGGCGGGCACGGTGAACGCTCGGTCGCGGTCGGAGCCGTTGACATGGCCGTGTGGGATGCCGTGGCCAAGATCGAAGAGAAGCCGCTGTTCCAGCTGCTTGCCGAACGATTCGGCACCGGCGCACCCAACCGGGAGGTGTTCGTGTACGCCGCTGGCGGCTATTACCAGCCCGGGCGAGGCCTCACCGGCCTGACCGATGAAATGCAGAGCTACTTCGATCGCGGGTACACCGTGGTGAAGGCCAAGATCGGCGGAGCGCCGCTGGCCGAAGATCTGCAGCGCATCGAAGCGGTGCTGGGCATGCTCGAGCCGCACCAGCGCCTTGCCGTGGATGCCAACGGTCGCTTCGACCAGGCCACCGCCGTGGAGTACGCGAAGGCTTTGTCGCAGTACGACCTGTTCTGGTACGAGGAGCCCGTGGACCCCCTGGACTTCGAGGCGCAGGCCGCGGTGGCCGCCGCCTACGACAAGCCCATCGCCACCGGAGAGAACCTCTTCTCCATGCAGGACGCCCGCAACCTGATTCGCTACGGCGGCCTGCGACCCGAGAAGGACTGGCTGCAGTTCGACTGCGCGCTGAGCTACGGCCTCGTGGAATACCTGCGCACCCTCGACATGCTCGACGACAACGGATGGTCTCGCGCGCGTTGCATCCCGCACGGCGGCCACCAGATGTCGCTCAACATCGCCGCCGGCCTCGGCCTCGGCGGTAACGAGAGCTACCCCGACCTCTTCCAGCCCTTCGGTGGCTTCCCAGATGGGGCGGAGGTCGTGAACGGCTTTGTCACCATGCCCGACCTGCCCGGGATCGGGTTCGAGGGCAAGTCCGACCTGTATGCGGTGATGCGAGCGCTGGGGGAGCCTGCGCTGGCCATGTAG